The following are encoded together in the Callithrix jacchus isolate 240 chromosome 19, calJac240_pri, whole genome shotgun sequence genome:
- the LAD1 gene encoding ladinin-1 isoform X3 codes for MSVSRKDWSALSSLAWQRTLEDEEEQERERRRRHRNLSSATEDEAPRLSQHGDRRTSASERLPSAEEAEVPKLLPPASKDEDKDIQTILRTRQERRQRQQAVEAAQAPIRERLEAEKGRDSLSPGQATQQPLVPRKELETPPRQRLSREQQGPWALEEESLMGREPGGRKKGVPEKSPVLEESSTPEKMAPKKSLVSEKTSISEKGLASEKTSLLEKTAVSEKKFDLGKNSVSDKSLGSGRRLVSEKASIFEKTLASEKSPTTDTKPAPKRATASEQFLVQEPPASGGSPATTKEQRGRILPRKNLPSLAEQGALDPPTVASCLPPITLQVKIPSKEEETYMSSPTQRTYSSSLKRSSSRTISFRMNPRKDNSETTLTRSASMRLPANTEKLGEKLERYHTAIQENLRLSGIVTSRLNLWISRTQESGDQDPQEAQKESAATKRTQWGKKSDSTLDAEV; via the exons CCTAGCCTGGCAGCGGACtctggaggatgaggaggagcagGAGCGTGAGCGCAGGCGGCGGCACCGCAACCTGAGCTCTGCGACGGAGGATGAGGCTCCCAGGCTCAGCCAGCATGGAGACCGGCGGACCTCTGCTTCTGAGAG ACTGCCGAGTGCGGAAGAAGCAGAGGTGCCCAAGCTACTGCCCCCAGCCTCCAAAGACGAGGACAAGGACATCCAGACCATCCTCAGAACGCGGCAGGagcggaggcagaggcagcaggcgGTGGAGGCTGCACAGGCCCCCATCCGGGAGAGGCTGGAGGCggagaaggggagggacagcttgaGCCCTGGGCAGGCCACACAGCAACCCCTAGTCCCCAGGAAGGAACTGGAGACTCCACCTCGCCAGAGACTGAGTCGTGAACAGCAGGGCCCCTGGGCCCTGGAGGAGGAGAGCTTGATGGGCAGGGAGccaggagggaggaaaaaaggggtTCCAGAGAAGTCCCCAGTCTTGGAGGAATCCTCCACACCAGAAAAGATGGCACCCAAAAAGAGCCTGGTCTCTGAGAAAACCTCCATCTCTGAGAAGGGGCTGGCCTCAGAGAAGACATCCCTATTGGAGAAGACAGCAGTGTCAGAGAAGAAGTTTGATCTAGGAAAAAACAGTGTCTCTGACAAGTCACTGGGCTCAGGAAGAAGACTGGTGTCTGAGAAAGCATCTATCTTCGAGAAGACACTGGCCTCAGAGAAGAGCCCAACCACAGACACCAAGCCGGCCCCAAAGAGGGCCACAGCCTCAGAGCAGTTCCTGGTGCAGGAACCACCAGCCTCTGGTGGAAGCCCAGCCACCACCAAGGAGCAGAGAGGAAGGATCCTCCCTAGGAAGAACCTGCCCTCCTTGGCAGAGCAGGGGGCTTTGGACCCTCCGACTGtggcctcctgcctcccacccatCACACTCCAG GTGAAAATCCCCAGCAAGGAGGAAGAGACATACATGTCCTCACCCACCCAGCGAACCTACAGCAGCTCCCTCAAACGCTCTAGTTCCAGAACCATCTCTTTTCGG ATGAACCCCAGGAAAGACAACTCCGAAACAACCCTAACTCGAAG TGCCAGCATGAGGCTCCCAGCCAACACAGAGAAGTTGGGAGAGAAGCTGGAGAGATACCACACGGCCATACAG GAGAATTTGAGGCTCTCAGGGATTGTGACATCAAGGCTCAACCTGTGGATCAGCAGGACCCAGGAGTCCGGAGATCAGGACCCCCAG GAGGCACAGAAAGAGTCAGCTGCTACCAAGAGGACTCAGTGGGGAAAGAAATCTGACTCCACTCTGGATGCTGAG GTATGA
- the LAD1 gene encoding ladinin-1 isoform X4, with the protein MRLCLGRPHPRGRSWVGKSERGRGARGLAWQRTLEDEEEQERERRRRHRNLSSATEDEAPRLSQHGDRRTSASERLPSAEEAEVPKLLPPASKDEDKDIQTILRTRQERRQRQQAVEAAQAPIRERLEAEKGRDSLSPGQATQQPLVPRKELETPPRQRLSREQQGPWALEEESLMGREPGGRKKGVPEKSPVLEESSTPEKMAPKKSLVSEKTSISEKGLASEKTSLLEKTAVSEKKFDLGKNSVSDKSLGSGRRLVSEKASIFEKTLASEKSPTTDTKPAPKRATASEQFLVQEPPASGGSPATTKEQRGRILPRKNLPSLAEQGALDPPTVASCLPPITLQVKIPSKEEETYMSSPTQRTYSSSLKRSSSRTISFRMNPRKDNSETTLTRSASMRLPANTEKLGEKLERYHTAIQRSESIKSLGSSRTEFFVAPVSVASKRHLFEKERAGQSQEEPASSRKENLRLSGIVTSRLNLWISRTQESGDQDPQEAQKESAATKRTQWGKKSDSTLDAEV; encoded by the exons CCTAGCCTGGCAGCGGACtctggaggatgaggaggagcagGAGCGTGAGCGCAGGCGGCGGCACCGCAACCTGAGCTCTGCGACGGAGGATGAGGCTCCCAGGCTCAGCCAGCATGGAGACCGGCGGACCTCTGCTTCTGAGAG ACTGCCGAGTGCGGAAGAAGCAGAGGTGCCCAAGCTACTGCCCCCAGCCTCCAAAGACGAGGACAAGGACATCCAGACCATCCTCAGAACGCGGCAGGagcggaggcagaggcagcaggcgGTGGAGGCTGCACAGGCCCCCATCCGGGAGAGGCTGGAGGCggagaaggggagggacagcttgaGCCCTGGGCAGGCCACACAGCAACCCCTAGTCCCCAGGAAGGAACTGGAGACTCCACCTCGCCAGAGACTGAGTCGTGAACAGCAGGGCCCCTGGGCCCTGGAGGAGGAGAGCTTGATGGGCAGGGAGccaggagggaggaaaaaaggggtTCCAGAGAAGTCCCCAGTCTTGGAGGAATCCTCCACACCAGAAAAGATGGCACCCAAAAAGAGCCTGGTCTCTGAGAAAACCTCCATCTCTGAGAAGGGGCTGGCCTCAGAGAAGACATCCCTATTGGAGAAGACAGCAGTGTCAGAGAAGAAGTTTGATCTAGGAAAAAACAGTGTCTCTGACAAGTCACTGGGCTCAGGAAGAAGACTGGTGTCTGAGAAAGCATCTATCTTCGAGAAGACACTGGCCTCAGAGAAGAGCCCAACCACAGACACCAAGCCGGCCCCAAAGAGGGCCACAGCCTCAGAGCAGTTCCTGGTGCAGGAACCACCAGCCTCTGGTGGAAGCCCAGCCACCACCAAGGAGCAGAGAGGAAGGATCCTCCCTAGGAAGAACCTGCCCTCCTTGGCAGAGCAGGGGGCTTTGGACCCTCCGACTGtggcctcctgcctcccacccatCACACTCCAG GTGAAAATCCCCAGCAAGGAGGAAGAGACATACATGTCCTCACCCACCCAGCGAACCTACAGCAGCTCCCTCAAACGCTCTAGTTCCAGAACCATCTCTTTTCGG ATGAACCCCAGGAAAGACAACTCCGAAACAACCCTAACTCGAAG TGCCAGCATGAGGCTCCCAGCCAACACAGAGAAGTTGGGAGAGAAGCTGGAGAGATACCACACGGCCATACAG AGATCAGAATCCATCAAGTCTCTGGGCTCCTCTCGCACTGAGTTCTTTGTGGCCCCTGTGAGTGTAGCCAGCAAGCGCCACCTCTTTGAGAAGGAACGGGCAGGTCAGAGTCAAGAGGAACCAGCCTCCAGCCGGAAG GAGAATTTGAGGCTCTCAGGGATTGTGACATCAAGGCTCAACCTGTGGATCAGCAGGACCCAGGAGTCCGGAGATCAGGACCCCCAG GAGGCACAGAAAGAGTCAGCTGCTACCAAGAGGACTCAGTGGGGAAAGAAATCTGACTCCACTCTGGATGCTGAG GTATGA
- the LAD1 gene encoding ladinin-1 isoform X2 translates to MSVSRKDWSALSSLAWQRTLEDEEEQERERRRRHRNLSSATEDEAPRLSQHGDRRTSASERLPSAEEAEVPKLLPPASKDEDKDIQTILRTRQERRQRQQAVEAAQAPIRERLEAEKGRDSLSPGQATQQPLVPRKELETPPRQRLSREQQGPWALEEESLMGREPGGRKKGVPEKSPVLEESSTPEKMAPKKSLVSEKTSISEKGLASEKTSLLEKTAVSEKKFDLGKNSVSDKSLGSGRRLVSEKASIFEKTLASEKSPTTDTKPAPKRATASEQFLVQEPPASGGSPATTKEQRGRILPRKNLPSLAEQGALDPPTVASCLPPITLQVKIPSKEEETYMSSPTQRTYSSSLKRSSSRTISFRMNPRKDNSETTLTRSASMRLPANTEKLGEKLERYHTAIQRSESIKSLGSSRTEFFVAPVSVASKRHLFEKERAGQSQEEPASSRKENLRLSGIVTSRLNLWISRTQESGDQDPQV, encoded by the exons CCTAGCCTGGCAGCGGACtctggaggatgaggaggagcagGAGCGTGAGCGCAGGCGGCGGCACCGCAACCTGAGCTCTGCGACGGAGGATGAGGCTCCCAGGCTCAGCCAGCATGGAGACCGGCGGACCTCTGCTTCTGAGAG ACTGCCGAGTGCGGAAGAAGCAGAGGTGCCCAAGCTACTGCCCCCAGCCTCCAAAGACGAGGACAAGGACATCCAGACCATCCTCAGAACGCGGCAGGagcggaggcagaggcagcaggcgGTGGAGGCTGCACAGGCCCCCATCCGGGAGAGGCTGGAGGCggagaaggggagggacagcttgaGCCCTGGGCAGGCCACACAGCAACCCCTAGTCCCCAGGAAGGAACTGGAGACTCCACCTCGCCAGAGACTGAGTCGTGAACAGCAGGGCCCCTGGGCCCTGGAGGAGGAGAGCTTGATGGGCAGGGAGccaggagggaggaaaaaaggggtTCCAGAGAAGTCCCCAGTCTTGGAGGAATCCTCCACACCAGAAAAGATGGCACCCAAAAAGAGCCTGGTCTCTGAGAAAACCTCCATCTCTGAGAAGGGGCTGGCCTCAGAGAAGACATCCCTATTGGAGAAGACAGCAGTGTCAGAGAAGAAGTTTGATCTAGGAAAAAACAGTGTCTCTGACAAGTCACTGGGCTCAGGAAGAAGACTGGTGTCTGAGAAAGCATCTATCTTCGAGAAGACACTGGCCTCAGAGAAGAGCCCAACCACAGACACCAAGCCGGCCCCAAAGAGGGCCACAGCCTCAGAGCAGTTCCTGGTGCAGGAACCACCAGCCTCTGGTGGAAGCCCAGCCACCACCAAGGAGCAGAGAGGAAGGATCCTCCCTAGGAAGAACCTGCCCTCCTTGGCAGAGCAGGGGGCTTTGGACCCTCCGACTGtggcctcctgcctcccacccatCACACTCCAG GTGAAAATCCCCAGCAAGGAGGAAGAGACATACATGTCCTCACCCACCCAGCGAACCTACAGCAGCTCCCTCAAACGCTCTAGTTCCAGAACCATCTCTTTTCGG ATGAACCCCAGGAAAGACAACTCCGAAACAACCCTAACTCGAAG TGCCAGCATGAGGCTCCCAGCCAACACAGAGAAGTTGGGAGAGAAGCTGGAGAGATACCACACGGCCATACAG AGATCAGAATCCATCAAGTCTCTGGGCTCCTCTCGCACTGAGTTCTTTGTGGCCCCTGTGAGTGTAGCCAGCAAGCGCCACCTCTTTGAGAAGGAACGGGCAGGTCAGAGTCAAGAGGAACCAGCCTCCAGCCGGAAG GAGAATTTGAGGCTCTCAGGGATTGTGACATCAAGGCTCAACCTGTGGATCAGCAGGACCCAGGAGTCCGGAGATCAGGACCCCCAG GTATGA
- the LAD1 gene encoding ladinin-1 isoform X1 yields the protein MSVSRKDWSALSSLAWQRTLEDEEEQERERRRRHRNLSSATEDEAPRLSQHGDRRTSASERLPSAEEAEVPKLLPPASKDEDKDIQTILRTRQERRQRQQAVEAAQAPIRERLEAEKGRDSLSPGQATQQPLVPRKELETPPRQRLSREQQGPWALEEESLMGREPGGRKKGVPEKSPVLEESSTPEKMAPKKSLVSEKTSISEKGLASEKTSLLEKTAVSEKKFDLGKNSVSDKSLGSGRRLVSEKASIFEKTLASEKSPTTDTKPAPKRATASEQFLVQEPPASGGSPATTKEQRGRILPRKNLPSLAEQGALDPPTVASCLPPITLQVKIPSKEEETYMSSPTQRTYSSSLKRSSSRTISFRMNPRKDNSETTLTRSASMRLPANTEKLGEKLERYHTAIQRSESIKSLGSSRTEFFVAPVSVASKRHLFEKERAGQSQEEPASSRKENLRLSGIVTSRLNLWISRTQESGDQDPQEAQKESAATKRTQWGKKSDSTLDAEV from the exons CCTAGCCTGGCAGCGGACtctggaggatgaggaggagcagGAGCGTGAGCGCAGGCGGCGGCACCGCAACCTGAGCTCTGCGACGGAGGATGAGGCTCCCAGGCTCAGCCAGCATGGAGACCGGCGGACCTCTGCTTCTGAGAG ACTGCCGAGTGCGGAAGAAGCAGAGGTGCCCAAGCTACTGCCCCCAGCCTCCAAAGACGAGGACAAGGACATCCAGACCATCCTCAGAACGCGGCAGGagcggaggcagaggcagcaggcgGTGGAGGCTGCACAGGCCCCCATCCGGGAGAGGCTGGAGGCggagaaggggagggacagcttgaGCCCTGGGCAGGCCACACAGCAACCCCTAGTCCCCAGGAAGGAACTGGAGACTCCACCTCGCCAGAGACTGAGTCGTGAACAGCAGGGCCCCTGGGCCCTGGAGGAGGAGAGCTTGATGGGCAGGGAGccaggagggaggaaaaaaggggtTCCAGAGAAGTCCCCAGTCTTGGAGGAATCCTCCACACCAGAAAAGATGGCACCCAAAAAGAGCCTGGTCTCTGAGAAAACCTCCATCTCTGAGAAGGGGCTGGCCTCAGAGAAGACATCCCTATTGGAGAAGACAGCAGTGTCAGAGAAGAAGTTTGATCTAGGAAAAAACAGTGTCTCTGACAAGTCACTGGGCTCAGGAAGAAGACTGGTGTCTGAGAAAGCATCTATCTTCGAGAAGACACTGGCCTCAGAGAAGAGCCCAACCACAGACACCAAGCCGGCCCCAAAGAGGGCCACAGCCTCAGAGCAGTTCCTGGTGCAGGAACCACCAGCCTCTGGTGGAAGCCCAGCCACCACCAAGGAGCAGAGAGGAAGGATCCTCCCTAGGAAGAACCTGCCCTCCTTGGCAGAGCAGGGGGCTTTGGACCCTCCGACTGtggcctcctgcctcccacccatCACACTCCAG GTGAAAATCCCCAGCAAGGAGGAAGAGACATACATGTCCTCACCCACCCAGCGAACCTACAGCAGCTCCCTCAAACGCTCTAGTTCCAGAACCATCTCTTTTCGG ATGAACCCCAGGAAAGACAACTCCGAAACAACCCTAACTCGAAG TGCCAGCATGAGGCTCCCAGCCAACACAGAGAAGTTGGGAGAGAAGCTGGAGAGATACCACACGGCCATACAG AGATCAGAATCCATCAAGTCTCTGGGCTCCTCTCGCACTGAGTTCTTTGTGGCCCCTGTGAGTGTAGCCAGCAAGCGCCACCTCTTTGAGAAGGAACGGGCAGGTCAGAGTCAAGAGGAACCAGCCTCCAGCCGGAAG GAGAATTTGAGGCTCTCAGGGATTGTGACATCAAGGCTCAACCTGTGGATCAGCAGGACCCAGGAGTCCGGAGATCAGGACCCCCAG GAGGCACAGAAAGAGTCAGCTGCTACCAAGAGGACTCAGTGGGGAAAGAAATCTGACTCCACTCTGGATGCTGAG GTATGA